Proteins encoded together in one Sinorhizobium sp. B11 window:
- a CDS encoding glycosyl hydrolase family 28 protein, whose product MDISIEPDGADLQQSIDSLVRAGGGTLLLQPGRHITGPIRLFSGVTMSIGLGATLEFVPDYELYAGNSVSVIAEGSDRAYIVAQEAHDVAIVGDGKILASGAAFSTGFDQTVGTYTPSEKRPRVLVFEDCSKIRLEGFVIEDSPMWTVHLVRCRDVVVESITVLNNRQLPNTDGIVIDSCAKVAVRGVVIKTADDGVCLKTSRSDKGIARCEEIEVSDCHVESNSCALKIGTESFGDIRHVAFTRCEVHDSNRALGIFSRDGGAIEDIAFSDIDIDCHETPDGFWGSGEPLTITQLDRRPETPAGVVSNVRIENVTGNCQGPINLFAERSGGITGMSLSNIKLTIEEGSLGTARQYDLRPTSADLSPPKDHEGRGNAWLRGADGKIVGLVDYPAGMPALFAHNIAGLTFENIEIQRPEPLPNGWNTETLCIE is encoded by the coding sequence GACAGTCTGGTGCGCGCTGGCGGGGGAACGCTTCTGCTGCAGCCGGGTCGGCACATTACGGGGCCAATTCGCCTGTTCAGCGGTGTGACAATGTCAATCGGGCTGGGCGCCACGCTCGAGTTCGTCCCTGATTACGAGCTTTATGCCGGAAATTCGGTGAGCGTCATCGCCGAGGGATCCGACCGCGCCTATATCGTTGCGCAGGAGGCCCATGATGTCGCGATCGTCGGCGACGGCAAGATCCTCGCCTCGGGCGCCGCCTTCAGCACCGGCTTTGACCAGACGGTCGGCACCTATACGCCGAGCGAAAAGCGCCCACGAGTCCTGGTGTTCGAGGACTGCAGCAAGATCAGGCTGGAAGGCTTTGTGATCGAAGATTCGCCGATGTGGACGGTCCACCTCGTGCGCTGCCGTGATGTGGTTGTCGAGAGCATCACGGTGCTCAACAATCGACAACTCCCGAATACGGACGGGATCGTCATCGACAGCTGTGCAAAGGTCGCTGTGCGCGGCGTCGTCATCAAAACGGCGGACGATGGCGTCTGCCTCAAGACGAGCCGCAGCGACAAGGGCATCGCACGCTGCGAGGAGATCGAAGTTTCGGACTGCCATGTCGAGAGCAACAGTTGCGCATTGAAGATCGGCACGGAAAGTTTTGGTGACATCCGCCATGTCGCCTTCACGCGTTGCGAGGTCCACGATTCCAATCGCGCCCTCGGCATTTTCTCGCGTGATGGCGGAGCGATTGAAGATATTGCCTTCTCGGACATAGATATCGATTGCCACGAAACGCCCGATGGTTTCTGGGGCTCGGGTGAGCCGCTCACAATTACCCAGCTCGATCGCCGGCCGGAGACACCTGCTGGCGTCGTGAGCAACGTCCGCATCGAGAACGTGACGGGGAACTGCCAGGGTCCGATCAACCTCTTTGCAGAGCGAAGCGGCGGAATTACGGGAATGAGCCTCAGCAACATCAAGTTGACGATTGAGGAAGGCTCCCTGGGGACAGCGAGGCAATATGACCTGCGCCCCACGAGTGCCGACCTATCCCCGCCCAAGGATCACGAGGGACGTGGCAATGCCTGGCTGCGGGGAGCCGACGGAAAAATTGTTGGCCTCGTCGATTACCCAGCGGGCATGCCGGCGCTCTTTGCGCACAATATCGCCGGGCTCACGTTCGAGAACATCGAAATCCAGCGTCCGGAACCTCTGCCAAACGGCTGGAACACCGAGACCCTTTGCATCGAGTAG
- a CDS encoding MFS transporter — protein MLNKAFDAQCSAVKVHCTDAAQQRKAGLTLFALALGSFCIGTSEFASMGILQLFAASLGIDLPAATNAITAYAFGVVIGAPLVTLAAARLNRRTLLLLLMTLFVCGNILSALATDLRMFAVARFISGVPQGAYFGAGAVVASYIVGPGHGGKAFALVMSGLTIATIVGSPLATFLGQNLGWRNTYLAVASLGVLSTLTLWFWVPKTSSLDGGSVARELASLGRSSVWLMMTVAALGVASIFAVYTFIGVFVTDVVAIGAEWIPVALALFGIGMTVGNLVGGRIADVHPARGIVVGFGSAIIVLAILASFGSNIPTLFVGLFCVGATMMTAIPTIQVRLTRLAPEAPTLMGAMNLAALNVANAIGAWAGGLAIGNGFGLLSAVWAGFCLTLLGLAVFALILRGSPQTALAH, from the coding sequence ATGCTCAACAAAGCCTTTGACGCCCAATGCTCTGCCGTAAAGGTGCACTGCACCGATGCGGCGCAGCAGCGGAAAGCCGGTTTGACGCTTTTCGCGCTCGCCCTGGGAAGCTTCTGCATCGGCACATCAGAATTCGCAAGCATGGGAATCTTGCAGCTGTTTGCGGCAAGTCTGGGAATCGATCTGCCCGCGGCCACGAATGCGATTACGGCATATGCCTTCGGTGTTGTTATCGGCGCGCCGCTTGTCACGCTTGCCGCCGCTCGCCTGAACCGACGAACGCTGCTTCTATTGCTCATGACCCTCTTCGTGTGCGGAAACATCCTCTCAGCTTTGGCGACAGACCTCCGGATGTTTGCGGTGGCTCGTTTCATCAGCGGCGTTCCGCAAGGAGCCTATTTTGGGGCAGGAGCGGTGGTTGCGTCGTACATTGTCGGGCCCGGACACGGAGGCAAGGCATTTGCGCTCGTCATGAGCGGCCTGACGATCGCCACGATCGTCGGATCACCCCTCGCCACCTTCCTTGGCCAAAATCTCGGATGGCGCAACACCTACCTCGCCGTCGCGTCTCTCGGCGTCTTGTCCACGCTGACGCTGTGGTTCTGGGTCCCAAAGACAAGCTCCTTGGATGGCGGCTCCGTCGCCCGGGAGCTCGCTTCTCTCGGCAGATCGTCAGTCTGGTTGATGATGACGGTCGCCGCGCTCGGCGTAGCGAGCATCTTTGCGGTCTATACATTCATCGGTGTTTTCGTGACCGACGTCGTTGCCATAGGCGCGGAATGGATTCCCGTTGCCCTTGCCCTGTTCGGCATCGGCATGACGGTGGGGAACCTGGTGGGCGGCAGGATTGCCGACGTGCACCCGGCGCGCGGCATTGTAGTCGGCTTTGGAAGCGCCATCATCGTGCTTGCGATCTTGGCCAGCTTCGGCTCGAACATCCCCACGCTCTTCGTCGGGCTTTTCTGCGTGGGAGCAACAATGATGACCGCGATACCGACAATCCAGGTCCGCCTCACAAGACTTGCGCCGGAAGCCCCGACCTTGATGGGCGCCATGAACCTGGCCGCGCTCAATGTTGCGAACGCCATCGGCGCTTGGGCGGGTGGGCTGGCCATCGGCAACGGCTTCGGCTTACTGTCGGCAGTATGGGCCGGGTTTTGTCTCACACTCTTGGGCTTAGCAGTGTTCGCGCTGATCCTGCGTGGCAGCCCGCAGACAGCGTTAGCGCATTGA
- a CDS encoding MFS transporter has product MNINPEANGFHTSNKEASPAWAGVVSLSLGVFGLVTAEFLPASLLTPISQDLHVSIGAAGQSVTMTAVIGAIAGPAIVIGTSRFDRRLTLLGLTALLIISSLLAAFADGPATLLVARGLLGIALGGFWALSLALAMRLVPERLMPRAMAIIMTGVSVATVCAAPVGAWVGEVYGWRFAFVIAAAVGGLAFMTQLLTLPAMPSVGAAGLGTMATVLRRPAIRLGLLTVLLVVAGHFAGFTFIRPFLETVPHFGVEGISAVLLAFGIGGFIGNLFGGFVSERNTALSIVIAATGIAATTLALALAGSLPSVAFVATALWGFAFGALPVSVQSFVTQAASDEAESAGALMLTTFQVAISSGAAIGGLIVEAQGLPGVFGFAAIAALCGALVIGILSRKTVAAAS; this is encoded by the coding sequence ATGAACATCAATCCCGAAGCCAACGGCTTCCATACCAGCAACAAGGAGGCCAGTCCGGCCTGGGCAGGAGTCGTATCGCTCTCGCTCGGCGTCTTCGGCCTCGTGACGGCCGAGTTTCTTCCGGCCAGCCTGCTCACACCGATTTCACAAGATCTTCACGTCAGTATCGGCGCTGCCGGCCAGTCGGTGACCATGACCGCTGTGATCGGCGCGATCGCAGGTCCTGCAATTGTCATTGGCACCAGCCGGTTTGACCGTCGTCTCACTCTGCTCGGATTGACCGCCCTGCTCATCATTTCCAGTCTCCTGGCGGCATTCGCCGATGGGCCCGCGACGCTTCTCGTTGCTCGAGGGTTGCTGGGGATCGCGCTCGGCGGCTTCTGGGCCTTGTCGCTGGCGCTCGCCATGCGGCTTGTTCCCGAGCGGCTGATGCCGCGGGCGATGGCGATCATCATGACCGGCGTATCCGTTGCAACGGTTTGCGCTGCACCCGTCGGTGCCTGGGTCGGAGAAGTCTATGGCTGGCGTTTTGCATTTGTCATCGCGGCTGCGGTCGGCGGTCTTGCCTTCATGACCCAACTCCTAACCCTACCTGCGATGCCGTCCGTCGGCGCTGCAGGATTGGGCACGATGGCCACGGTGCTACGCCGCCCGGCAATCAGACTGGGCCTTCTGACCGTCTTGCTGGTGGTCGCCGGTCATTTCGCCGGTTTCACCTTCATTCGGCCCTTCCTCGAAACCGTGCCACATTTTGGGGTCGAGGGGATATCGGCGGTTCTGCTGGCCTTCGGGATCGGCGGTTTCATCGGCAATCTGTTCGGCGGGTTTGTTTCCGAGCGCAACACGGCACTGTCCATCGTCATCGCGGCTACCGGGATCGCCGCAACAACGTTGGCGCTAGCGCTGGCCGGCAGCCTTCCAAGCGTTGCGTTCGTCGCGACCGCACTGTGGGGGTTTGCCTTCGGCGCTCTGCCGGTGAGCGTTCAGAGCTTCGTCACACAGGCAGCATCCGACGAAGCAGAAAGCGCAGGTGCGTTGATGTTGACCACCTTCCAGGTCGCCATTTCTAGTGGGGCGGCTATTGGAGGCCTCATTGTCGAAGCGCAGGGGTTGCCCGGGGTGTTCGGCTTTGCAGCTATTGCCGCGCTGTGCGGCGCCCTCGTGATCGGCATCCTCAGCCGGAAAACGGTAGCGGCGGCGTCCTAG
- a CDS encoding AraC family transcriptional regulator gives MSDALTEMMRGLRLDGVDYGRCQPSAPWATAFPTKDEAQFHFLAAGEAFVQTPDGEWMEMHPGDAVLLPRGDAHVLASAPGIVPTPVEALPRKAVCDGIVDLQCPCADSKNLLFFAVMRFNVDKRHPLLQLMPDVMRTSDLAASEPSIPALLDAMMREVDMNRVGAGGILARLADVLTATIIRAWVEHGCGDSSGWLTAVRNPDVGRVLAAIHLDPSHDWTVDELARKMGASRSGFAERFARTVGETPARYVARMRMHQAHQWLREGQRVATIAERLGYESEASFSRAFKRIIGAPPMTFRGRPQDGRASSPERLI, from the coding sequence ATGAGCGACGCACTGACGGAAATGATGCGGGGGCTTCGTCTTGACGGCGTCGACTACGGCCGTTGCCAGCCGTCGGCCCCGTGGGCGACTGCCTTTCCGACAAAGGATGAAGCGCAGTTTCATTTTCTGGCGGCCGGAGAGGCATTCGTGCAGACGCCGGACGGAGAATGGATGGAAATGCACCCGGGTGATGCGGTCCTGCTGCCGCGGGGCGATGCCCATGTGCTTGCAAGTGCGCCAGGCATAGTGCCGACGCCCGTCGAAGCCCTGCCGCGCAAGGCGGTCTGCGATGGCATCGTCGATCTGCAATGCCCCTGTGCGGATAGCAAGAACCTGCTGTTCTTCGCGGTCATGCGTTTCAATGTCGACAAGCGCCATCCGTTGCTGCAACTGATGCCCGATGTGATGCGCACAAGCGATCTTGCGGCCAGTGAACCTTCGATTCCGGCCCTGCTCGATGCGATGATGCGCGAGGTCGATATGAACCGCGTCGGGGCTGGCGGAATCCTCGCCCGGCTTGCGGATGTTCTGACCGCGACGATCATCCGCGCTTGGGTGGAACACGGCTGCGGCGACTCCTCTGGATGGTTGACCGCCGTTCGCAATCCCGATGTGGGCCGGGTCCTGGCAGCGATCCATCTCGATCCGTCCCATGACTGGACGGTGGACGAACTCGCTCGCAAGATGGGCGCCTCCCGTTCCGGGTTCGCAGAGCGCTTCGCCAGAACCGTTGGCGAGACACCCGCTCGGTACGTCGCCCGCATGCGCATGCACCAGGCGCATCAATGGCTGCGGGAAGGGCAACGCGTGGCTACGATTGCCGAACGTCTTGGCTATGAATCGGAGGCCTCATTCAGCCGGGCGTTTAAACGCATCATCGGCGCCCCGCCCATGACGTTCCGAGGGCGACCGCAGGATGGTCGTGCTTCCTCGCCGGAGCGTCTCATTTGA
- a CDS encoding VOC family protein produces the protein MKIYPHLWFASQAEEAMEFYTSVFKGARILGRIDLPDPELSVVRFELEGLPIAALNAHSHVPYNEAFSFLVETDDQAETDYYWNALTSGGGKEQPCGWLTDKFGVYWQVSPSILLRMVSDSDKEKAGRVLQAMYKMKKIVITDLERAYRG, from the coding sequence ATGAAAATCTATCCCCATCTCTGGTTCGCGTCTCAGGCCGAGGAGGCCATGGAGTTCTACACGTCGGTCTTCAAGGGAGCGAGGATACTCGGGCGCATCGATCTGCCTGATCCTGAGTTGTCGGTTGTCCGCTTCGAACTGGAGGGCTTGCCGATAGCCGCTCTGAACGCTCACTCTCATGTGCCGTACAATGAGGCGTTTTCCTTCCTGGTCGAAACCGACGACCAGGCGGAAACCGACTATTACTGGAACGCGTTGACGTCTGGAGGCGGCAAGGAACAGCCTTGTGGCTGGCTGACGGATAAGTTCGGCGTCTACTGGCAGGTCTCGCCATCGATCCTGCTGCGGATGGTCTCCGACTCCGACAAGGAGAAGGCAGGACGGGTATTACAGGCAATGTACAAGATGAAGAAGATCGTCATCACCGATCTCGAGCGGGCCTATCGAGGCTAG
- the gcvA gene encoding transcriptional regulator GcvA produces the protein MPRRLPPLTTLPAFDAAARHLSFTKAAAELHVTHGAVSRAIRNLEEQLGTRLFERGTRSVQLTSEGAAYAAEIGAALDRIGAATIVASAPKSAGVLNVSTSDGFAGRWLVPRLHRFHRANRDIDVRLSTSGTFSDFIRDGIDIAIRYGAGGYEGVLSEFLAEEEVSPVCSPELLQGEHALRTPNDLKHHRLIHDNFRIDWATWLRAAGLDDINPDNGVRYDSAAYAVEAAVHGEGVLLGRSALVSADLAAGRLVRPFDLALKSRWNYYVVYPDGALRQRKVRAFRDWLFSEMAAG, from the coding sequence ATGCCGAGACGACTTCCGCCACTCACCACGCTTCCGGCCTTCGACGCTGCGGCCCGTCATCTGAGCTTCACCAAAGCAGCGGCAGAACTCCATGTGACGCATGGAGCTGTCAGTCGTGCCATCCGCAACTTGGAGGAACAACTCGGCACCCGGCTTTTTGAACGGGGAACCCGCTCCGTCCAACTGACGTCGGAAGGTGCCGCCTATGCTGCGGAGATCGGCGCAGCGCTGGATCGAATAGGTGCTGCGACAATCGTCGCAAGCGCGCCCAAATCAGCAGGTGTCCTCAATGTCAGCACGTCGGACGGCTTCGCCGGCCGGTGGCTTGTGCCGCGGCTCCATCGCTTCCATCGTGCCAACCGTGACATCGATGTGCGTCTGTCGACGTCCGGCACGTTTTCGGATTTCATCAGAGACGGAATTGACATCGCGATCCGCTACGGCGCCGGAGGATATGAGGGCGTGTTATCGGAATTCCTGGCTGAGGAAGAGGTTTCGCCTGTCTGCAGTCCGGAGCTGCTACAGGGGGAGCATGCGCTGCGAACACCCAACGACCTCAAGCATCACAGGCTTATCCACGACAACTTCCGCATTGACTGGGCGACCTGGCTCCGGGCCGCGGGTCTGGACGATATCAACCCCGATAACGGGGTAAGGTACGACTCTGCGGCCTATGCCGTAGAAGCGGCGGTGCATGGCGAAGGCGTGCTCCTGGGCAGGAGCGCGCTCGTCTCTGCCGACCTGGCGGCTGGCCGACTTGTGCGGCCCTTTGACCTAGCGCTGAAATCCAGATGGAACTACTATGTCGTCTACCCGGACGGCGCCCTGCGTCAGCGGAAAGTCAGAGCATTCCGCGACTGGCTGTTCAGCGAAATGGCGGCCGGCTGA